In Pseudorasbora parva isolate DD20220531a chromosome 9, ASM2467924v1, whole genome shotgun sequence, the sequence AATTCAattcaaggatgcattaaattggttTTCATAGAAATGTTGCCTATTAATGAAAGAATCCTGGGAAAAAGTTTTACAAAAGTATCAAGCAGCACAAGTCTTTCCATATTGAGCACCagtaatgatgctggaaattCAGTGTCAGCACAGGCaaattacatttagaaaatgtatgATCATTCTTACAGTGAGCATGTGACTACAAAAACAGTAATGTGCGTCAACTTTTCCAGTGATGAAAGTATCTAAAGATTAATTTGTAAATAAGGTTTAAAATGGCTTTAACAAATTATAAAATGATTTAATATAAATGCTGTCATTTCAAAGCAAATAGGTTGTGCAGTTCTTGGAGATAAGAAtatttaagcaaatatttaaaaaaaatcttcccaATATTACAAGttattataaaattaatttatataagtTTCATGACTCTGATAACTTGTTAGACACAATCACACTTTAAGATTTAATGAAGAATAAGAAATGTACACAAGTATTGCAAATGACTACTTTAATACAGTAAACTAAAAGAGCACTTCAACACTTGTGGTTTTTCTAGGAGTTTACAACCAGTTAATGCAGTACAAGACCAGCTGCTTAACTTTCTCAATACtccttttaataaaatgtgtaaCGTGATGTAAGATCTGAGCCATGTCAACTTGCACCAGAAATATTGCAATACATCATAAGTCTCCTTTTGGCAAAGGCAACTAATCGTGTTGTGTGAAATGAGAACGGCTGCAACATGCTGAGTTGGGGAATTTTTCTTTAATGGTCGTATCAAAGAGagctgtacatttatttgcctttCTTGGCTTTAATCTTCCTCAGGTAAAACTCCAGTTCTTTGCCCTCAAGGACATAGCCATCGGCCCTGCCACACTGTCCTGGTCTGGAGGCAATGCAGGCTGGAGAGAAACAACCCATAGATTAAACACTTGAACTGAAAGGTAGTGTTGCTTCAAACACTTCAGTGGATATCAGAAATGGTATAAACATCAGCACTGTTTTATCAGTAGCAGAACTGGTTAAAGTTTCATCATGATCACATCAGTATAACTTTAGGCGTCTCAACACAACTTACCAAGAAGCTTCCCCTGCAGGAACTGCTCCTCCAACAGTGGACTGATTTTGCTGTTCTTTCTGCGCACATCAAACTTCTTTTGGACCTTTTTCGACCTCTTTTTATTCAGGATCTCTTCTTCCTCGGGGGTCTGGATCGACAAATCAAACAATTAGCAATACGCTGATATGACGTGaattccttttatatttaagAGGGTTTATTTGCTACAAGCCTTCCTCAGAGTCTTAAACTGCATCACTAATTCAGTAGCAGAACTGGACAATGTTATCATCAAAGAAAGACCATCACTTAACTTGAAACCCTCTGAATTAGGAAAATTGATTGGACTTACCAGCTTGGCACCCTTCTTCCTGCCAAGTGGGAGAGCGTAGTGAGACTCGTACCACTGTCTGTAAGGAGTGCTGTCCACAAGGACCACGCAGTTCTTCACCAGGGTCTTGGTTCTCACCAGCTCATTGTTAGAGGCATTGTAGACCACATCAATGATCCTGGTCTTGCGGGTACAGCCTGAAATgtcattaaaacattaatacataaaaataaacaccCAACAAAAGCTCAAAATACACAAAATATCAGGTTGAATGGGTCTTTCTCAGAGTTAAAAATGTTATCCATCACAAACATTCAGTAGCAGAACTGGACAGATTATCTTCATTGAAAGTGTTACACCTGTATACGCAGCACTAAACATTAATAAACTCACATTCTGAGCCCCATGAGAAGTTGCCCACGTCAAGCCTCAAGGCACGGTATTTCTTGTTTCCACCACGGACTCTTATTGTGTGAATGCGGCGAGGTCCAATCTATAGAGAAAAAGAAATGTGTTAATATAAACTGACAAAGGCCAATGAATGCATACTTTGAGCTAAGCCATGTGTCAGTGTAACTATGACGAATCCTAACATTGGAAGGTCAAAGATTTTGACCAAAACGGCCAAAAATGACCAACCTAAGGAAGTGTTTTCATCACCCACATTGGCAAAGTGATACTTTCTGATAGCAACAAATTTAGGATGGGTTCACCTTGGTGTTTGCGGGAGGACGCCCGAGCTCATATTTCCTTTTCTTGTGGACGGGCTTGCGTTTGCCACCGGTCTTGCGGCGTTTGTGCCAGTTGTCCCTTGAGATACCTTAAGAGTAAATGAGATTGAGATGCATTACAAACAAACCAATAACGGAGCATTCACTTCTATTGCACGCTTGAGTGTTCAGTTCTCCAAGGTGTTTATCCGCATGAAAAATCGGATTCCGCTATTGGATTCATCATGTACACTCAAAGAGGAAAAGAAAAGTGATTTACGCACCCTCGTGTCGTTCCACGCCTGTATGACTTTCTACACAGAACACAACTCAGCCATCCTGCCTAAATTCTCCTTTCGTGCTCTatggaagaaagtcatacaggctTGTAACGACATGTAACGTTAGTATTAGACATGTTTATTTTTCGTTTAAGTGTGCTCTCGAAGAACGAAGTCTGGTCTCACATAAACTGCAGTCAAGTCACATTGGCACTATGCTAACAGTTTGAACGTCTCTAGCTCTAACCTCCCGAATAACACACTGGTAAAAGGTGCACCCCGTTTATGACGAGAAATATGAAGCAAACGATAGCTAGTTAACATTTACAAACGACCTCAGCTCACGTTAGATGGCCATGCAGCCTCCAGCGGTTGACACATGCATCTCCTGCCGTTTAGCCTGTCGTGCTAACTGGTTTCTTGTTTAAGATGGATTTCTTAAACACAAAAATGCTTTATCTAAGAATAAACCCACCTTGTACACGTCTCGGAATACAAGTACAGTCCTAACTGCACTGTAAAGGCTGTTTGAGAGCATATACTGAATGAGCGCGGCCATCTTGGGTAACTGCTCTAGCCACTTTTACATCTTTTCTCGTCAAAATATCTGAAATTGCATTGGATCGTCTAATTTACGCCTATATTGCTTGAAATCTACCTTTGTGATATAGCACACAACAAATTTAAACAAGCGCGTTCTCGGATAGAGCAGATGATGACGGATTGTCCCAGCGATGAGAATCTGAAAACACGTACCCATTCTCAGGCGCCGGCTAGAAAGAGGGCTAGCAAATGCTCATGGGCGGGTTTCAAGCAACCACATATCGCGATAATACCTGGAGAACTCGCGAGAGTAGCCCTTCGAGTTCAATGCGAAAACATTTGACTGCCACCACGCGTTGGTAGGTCATAACTCCAAGCACTTCCTGTGTTTCAGTCaaagaaaaagtaatttatACCACACACAAcatcagtgttgccaagtccgcggttttcccgcggaattgggctacttttaacCACTTGCCGCGGGTTGATTTTTTATTCCGCGGGTTAAAGGTTTAACATATTGCATCAGTTATATTTAGCTGAAATGgttgtgttgaaataaatattttactttagccAATTCATATTCCACCAATGATAACAAGGATTCTAGGATGATGACATAAGCAATATCGTATCACCATAACTGTGCTGATAAGCGCACACTTTGTGAGGTACCACTGCTGGGCTTGTtcgctaatgtgtgtgtgtgtgtgctgcggcGCGCTGCGCGCACCGGCTGTtttcgtttccatggtaaccgaATGCTCCAGGGTTGTTGCTGGTAaagaatcatttaaaaaataaatgtcatacaCAGAAGAATTTTctgtaaattaacatttaataatGAGGAATATCTTgcaatgtttattttacattatttttaatttgaaatgaATTTCACAAGTTTGTGGTTCACTTCCACTGGAGTTGTAATTCTGCATTTTCCCGCCCGCATCCATTACGTTTTTaagctcatcagctcatcatTACGTTCATCAGCTGTCAATCTTAAGGTGAGatgattttatttatgaaaatagaCTGTTTATAATTACTTATACAGTTACTTACTTATACttatacaattatattttagtataaATGGTGTGTAGTGCATAACACTACCATAAAATGTGTATTGGAGtgttatatttagatttttttggtaTTGGGCTAGTTTTGTGCTAGTTGGATTGgcaattgggctacttttgggctatttttgattggccattgggctggttttgttgcgaaaacctggcaaccctgcacAACATATTTAGTTTTCGAACTAATTTATGAACTTACGCAGTGAATCAGGTGTGCGACATGGTGTaatgtactgtactgtacttgTAGTATACATTCAATTTTATTTAACACGTACAACCTGGCAACAATAGTATCGTTTTGCATTACAACTTCTTTGTAAATTATATTCTTCTGACAAATAGTTGTATTGCATAATTTATTATGTAGAGGAAAAAACTCATTGTGGTTCTTTTGAGAAAAGTAGCCTACATAAAAGTATGTCAATTAACTGATATCAGGCCTTGAAGAAACAGAATTCATTTTTATAAACATTTATGGCTTTAACTTTAAGCACTGGGGACTTTAAGTACATATtttaatgggggggggggggggggcacagaACTAATGAACAAAATAGAGTCAAAAATCTGATTTTTAATAAAGTACTATGCAACATTTTAGGTATTTCAAGTGTGTGAAGCTAGGAAATTCAATTCTGTACAATTTTACCAGTCAAATGTGACCTCACTCTTGCGAGCATGTCAGATGTTCTGACTCTAATTGAAGCACAAGCTGTTCTGTTGGATTATGGTGTTCTTGAAGTccaatgtttgtttttgttttttcagtaatatattttgtaatttttttttttttaaataaaattacaaaatacaaaacagaAAATGAGTCATGAGTGGTCTTTAATTATTTCCTCACAATTTCTAAACAGTttaatcaataagctgatataaTGAATAAGAACTGCAAACCAGGTATGgtttataacatttatttataatatacagATGTAATTGGCAATAGTGTAGACATGGTCATGTGCACGGTGCTGAAGGCTACAGTTCATTTATGCCAAAACCCTGCTGTGTAAAATTCGTAAACATGGCAAAATCAGGTCACTCCTCCCAAGGACTCATGTCTGTGTCGATGGCCACACAGTTATATGCAGCATAGCGAAGCTTCTCTTCACAAACTTTAGCACTGCagattaaacacatttaaaatgcagtcaaaaatatttttattatataaagatttttatttattattaaaaaacaaaacaaaacatcatccatatattattttacataaacACACCTTGGGTATTTGGGTAGATAAAGGGTGCTGGAACATGTGGAAGATTGAGGAAGCGCATCTGTGGTTTCAgacctagaaaaaaaaaattgtattcaaTGTTTATTTAGATAACTACCTAAATGAACATGATCTCTTGTTATTTTCTTTACAACTTACCCTTGCTTGTCTGGGAAGATGTAAATTGGAGCAGGAAGACGACTTCTGCCAGTCACAAATCTCAAAAACCTGCTACGATCCTCTGGTAAAAGTGTAAATAAAGCAACAAAATTAGAAATGCAGATACTTCCTTTTGCTATTACTAGAAATCGTTGTTTCACGTACAATAAGAAATCTTACTAACCATTGGTGAAGTTCATCAGGGCTTCCCATAAGTACTGTACTCTGACATCTGTTTGTTCCAAGTCTTCATAGCGTGCTGATAGAAAGTAAATAAAATCTATAATGTAAGtattgtaatgtaatataaCATGAAAATTCCCATTATATTAACAAATATTCAGATATAATTCtagaaaaacaaacaattttgtTATTATGCCACTTTCTATATAAAACTTGGTTCCTCATTGTTTCTGCcataaattaatacattgttAGCTAACTGCATCATTTGTACACGTACATTTCTGAAGTAGAATTCTTGGACAGCCACCTCTGATAACACATCACTCTAAATTGTAATGTAGACACATGCATTTTCTgaaaagctgctttgaaacgtgAAAtgcgctatacaaataaatgtgaattgaaaATAAAACCAGTTGAGAGTGACTGCTGTACAGAGCTGAAATATTTTTATCCACTATTTGCTTCAGCGCCTTCAGGAATCCATGCCAAGGCAGAGAATATCAATTATTGAATGTCCATGTCAGCTGCTGTATGACTCACTGAGGCGTTTAAGGGCCTCCACTGTGATCTCTGGGTCTCCACACACTTTCTTCTCCACTTCCTGCCACGTTAGGAGATCAAGCACAGCTTGCGGCACCACTTTCACCAGTCCTGCCTGCATGGCAGCTATCTGTAGTGCAGGAACAAAACTTGGATCAAGTAAGATTTCATGGACTCATCAAGAAATATATGTTTAGTATGTCCTCAAAAAGGATGTTGTTCTTTCTGTTTATTCCAAATAGTCTAATAGACTTTTTCTTTTACCTGTTCTCGGCTCTCTTCTAGTCTCGATTTCTGAACCAGGCGTATGAATTCCATGCGATCTTCATATCGGACCACCACTCCACTTCCTCCTGGAATCAGCTCCACCAGCCTCCCGTCACTCAGAGGAGTGGTGTACACAAGCTCCTGGCCAAACTTAAAGTCAAACGTGTCCTTGTCCATATGCTCCATAGCCTCCAACAACTTCACCTAAGGAATTACACCAAACATGTTCCATCTGTTCCACTGATTCCATGATGGTTAGGAAAGTAAGGTAAAAGACTGAGGGAGAGATATATTGGCTTCTTACCAGTACTGAATCTACTGCAGGAAAATCTTTCGTCCAGCTGACCGTTTCTCCAATCATCTGCTTCCACACCAGCCCTGGCAAAGCCAGAACCTAAAGGATAAATATTATGAAATTCCATTTTCTACTTTTATCTCAAATTGATCTTGCAAGCCAGACAAGGTCCCAATGCACGGACACAACAAAACTGACCAGAAAGTCTTTTCCGCGAAGAGCTGCGCCCATTAGTTGTCCAATCCACTCAAACTTGTGGAATTCTCTGCATGAAGGGTTTGGCACATAGAAGTCTCTGGCCTCTCCAGCTCCCTGATACAAAAactgtttaatatttatataatgagAGATTCATAAATACCATGTCAGTTATACATGCAATAACTTGGTTGTAACCTGGTTAGAGGTTCGAGTGAAGAATGGAAGTGGCATAGTGCACTCTGATGAGCTGGGACAAAGCTCTTCAGACATATCTGCCAGGCTGTCTCGAAATCCACCGCCTGCAAGAAAGAAATCTCAGATGAGGATACGGTTTTATTTCAGACGTGAATTATTGTGAGTGTGAGGAAGCTTATCACTACATGACCTTGATCGATGATGCCTTCTGCAATGAATTTACACTCCCACCACTGGTCATATCGTGCTGGCCACCTGCAAGAcagacaaaaatgtatatttgtgtgtaTAAAGTATAATAAAGTGATAGTTTATCATAACTAGTTTGTTGTgactattttaaaacattaagtACAATAGAGAGACTACCTGTAGTCCAGAGTTTTTTCATACTTGTCAGACGGCTTCAGACCCTCATACACCTACATAACAATAAACAGTATTCACTAACACTAGCATTCAAAAGACTGTGGACTTTTGATCTCTGTAAGATCAAAATCTCTTTAAAAGTATcaccaaggctgaatttatttgataaaaaaaatattgaaatataatattacaatttaaaataactgtattttaaaaaaggaatatctTCATGTGATAGCAAAACTGAAGACTGGcataataatgctgaaaattcagagttgcatgacccttcagaaatcattctgatatacTGATTTGCTGTTCAAGACATTTCTGATTACTGTTttgtaattacaaaattataaattgttataagGTTcaaatgtaatagtatacaaaCAGTTTGTTTTGTGCATAATGCTTTACAGTTTGGAGGTACAGGTTGAGTGATTCGATTTGCATCTATGCGTCTGATTGGCACTGTTACGCTGATAGAATTTGGACTGATGGTCTGATTGGCACTGTTACGCAGATAGGATTAGGACTGGTGACACTGAACTGTATGGGGTGTGTCTCTTTTACCTATCAACATTTGCATTTCTTTGTTTAGATTGCCTCCTACTCTATTGTGTAAATCCCTCCCCCTGAAATGTGGATAAAGTACAATGTGTACTGTTTAGAATTAGACTTGGACGACTGCAGCCACAGACAGCACGTGTGTTTCTCAATAAAGAGCAACGCCTGCCCGAAAGGTATACCCAAGTTCT encodes:
- the rps8a gene encoding small ribosomal subunit protein eS8, with the protein product MGISRDNWHKRRKTGGKRKPVHKKRKYELGRPPANTKIGPRRIHTIRVRGGNKKYRALRLDVGNFSWGSECCTRKTRIIDVVYNASNNELVRTKTLVKNCVVLVDSTPYRQWYESHYALPLGRKKGAKLTPEEEEILNKKRSKKVQKKFDVRRKNSKISPLLEEQFLQGKLLACIASRPGQCGRADGYVLEGKELEFYLRKIKAKKGK